ACCATCGGGCGCCGCGCCTGACAGGCGCCCTTCCGACGAACGGCCGTCGCCGGGCGGACACCCTGTCCCCCGGCCAAGGCCCGCAGTCGGATCGGTGGGGAGTGGTGGGGGCTCAGGCGGCCACCGGAGCCCGGTGCGGCGCCACCACGGTGCCGTCGGGCAGCAGCAGACCGGTGTCCTCGAACAGCACGACGCCGTTGCAGAGCAGGCTCCAGCCCTGGTCCGGGTGGGCCGCGATCACGTGCGACGCCTCACGGTCGGGCGAGTCGGCGCTGGGGCATACGGGGTAGTGACAGCACATCGCGCACCTCTCAGATTGCGCTCCTGATTCGTGGCATTCAAAAGGGCAACGGGCGCCCCGATGGCGTGCGAAGGTCCAGCGTGGCTCTTGTCGACTTCTTGGGCCGGCGGCGAACCTGGGTCTGGCGCATCTTCATCACGTCCTCAATAGCCTGTCGTCAGTAGTGGAACCGCGGCGTACACCCTCAGTCTGACCATCGAGCCCGACAGTTTGCGGACCTTTGGGAGAACGTCGGCCCTCTCTCTTGGCTGTACCATGCCCCGACCCCCTTTCGGCACCCTTACAAGTGACTGACAGCATCCCTGAAGTTCCTGACAGCCGGCCTGCCGTACCCCTGAAAGCCCCCTCCCAGGCATCATGCACTTTTATCCGCGACTCATGTGTGCCGGACGACACACATCCGCGGCGAGCTGCGCGAACGCGCCCGGGAAAGTTCGACGGGAAGCCCGTGCGGGCGGCGGGTAAGTGCTCCCGCGCGGCCGGGCCGATCCGACCCCCGCGACATTGCCAAGAGAAGGCCTGCACCCACGCCGACGGCGCGTCGCCGGGCGGCGACGAACGGCAACGGCTCCGGGCTGTGGCGTGCCGTCCGAGGAACACACGTACTATCGTCAAGAGCCCGGACCGCGTCGAGAAACTGCGCGCCCTCGTGAACTGGGCGGATGCGGCCGAGAGGTTTGCTGACGTGACGAGTCAGGCAGGTTGACTTAAGTTCGCAACAATTTATCGGCCGCGCCTCTACTGGTCGGTTTACACAAATAGGTAAGCTGCCAGGCATGCGTGCGCCCTCTGGTTACCTACTCGCCGCGCGCTACCGGCTTGTGGAACCGGTCGGACGCGGCGGCATGGGCACCGTTTGGCGGGCGCATGACGAGCTGCTCGACCGTGACGTGGCGGTCAAGGAGGTGCGGCTGCCGACCGTGCTCGACGAGGAACTGCGCGCCGAGCTGTGCGCGCGCACCGAGCGCGAGGGCAGGGCGACCGCGATGGTCGCGCACCCGTCGGTCATCACCGTCTTCGACGTGGTCACCGAGGACGACCGGCCGTGGATCGTGATGGAGCTGCTGCGGGCCAAGTCCCTGGAGCAGCTCATCCAGGAGCAGGGACCGCTCCATCCGCGCAGGGCCGCCGAGATCGGCCGGCAGATCCTCGGAGCGCTGCGTGCCGTCCATGCCAAGGGCATCCTGCACCGCGACGTCAAGCCGAGCAATGTGCTGGTGACCGAGGACCGCGCGGTCCTCACGGACTTCGGGCTGGCCGCGCTCGAAGGTGATGTTTCCATCACCCAGGTGGGCATCGTTCTGGGGTCCGCGGGATACATCGCTCCAGAGCGGCTGCTCGGCTCGAAGGCCAGCCCCGCGGGCGATCTGTGGTCGCTCGGCGCGACCCTCTACACCGCCGTCGAGGGCAGAGGCCTGCACGGCCGCC
The Nonomuraea helvata genome window above contains:
- a CDS encoding DUF5999 family protein; the encoded protein is MCCHYPVCPSADSPDREASHVIAAHPDQGWSLLCNGVVLFEDTGLLLPDGTVVAPHRAPVAA
- a CDS encoding serine/threonine-protein kinase, translated to MRAPSGYLLAARYRLVEPVGRGGMGTVWRAHDELLDRDVAVKEVRLPTVLDEELRAELCARTEREGRATAMVAHPSVITVFDVVTEDDRPWIVMELLRAKSLEQLIQEQGPLHPRRAAEIGRQILGALRAVHAKGILHRDVKPSNVLVTEDRAVLTDFGLAALEGDVSITQVGIVLGSAGYIAPERLLGSKASPAGDLWSLGATLYTAVEGRGLHGRRTAAAALAALTSGEPIPMTKAGPLAPVLDALLRIDPQTRLDSVRASLMLARVAAGGSAEEPLPPRKSVRMGTTTITPPSFARRPTHRGLHRADVATTALSVPAPRQERKAGEGVHRKRVEARPTPSAYARFKAAVIKLCLPRRFWPRELRKRG